The window CTGCTGATCAAAGGATTTCTGGAAAGCTTCAAGATTGCGATTTTGGCAAGTGTAGGCGGTGTCTTACTTTCCGTCCCCCTTGCCTTCATGGCCGCAAAAAACATTGCCCCCAAAAGCATTTATCTGTTGGGGCGTGGCATCATCATCGTAGCCCGCAGCTTCCATCCGGTCATCGTTGCCATTCTTTTTGTAAAAGCAGTTGGTTTCGGCCCTCTGGCTGGCGTTCTCACGCTCGTCGTCTATTCAATCGGATTCGTTGCCAAGCTTTTGGCCGAACGCATCGAGGAAATCGACTTTGGTCAGGTAGAGGCGCTCAAATCAGCTGGCGCGTCATTCATTGCAACGGTTGCCTACGCAATCCTGCCCCAGATCATGCCCCGTCTGGTTGGACTTGGCATCTATCAGCTGGATAGCAACTTACGCGCATCTGCCGTTGTCGGAATTGTCGGCGCGGGTGGTATCGGCGCAACCCTTGCAAATGCCTTTGGTCGCTACGACTATGACTTTGCTCTGGCAATCACCATGGTCATTGTCGGCGTGATCCTGATCTCCGAAGCCTTCAGTGGCGTAATCAGAAAGCGGATATCATGAGCGAGCACATACTTCAGGATAGCTGGGCACGTTACACACCTGTACAACGCTTTCAACGCTTCGCAGCCTATGCGGCAACCGCCCTGATCGT is drawn from Cohaesibacter gelatinilyticus and contains these coding sequences:
- the phnE gene encoding phosphonate ABC transporter, permease protein PhnE, with product MSAMSKSGDSTPVVTDHWKKPPFIENPIIRYGVMLAVFAYLSITLLTLPIDWQRAAEGLERASRIFGGAFPPSFERSGLLIKGFLESFKIAILASVGGVLLSVPLAFMAAKNIAPKSIYLLGRGIIIVARSFHPVIVAILFVKAVGFGPLAGVLTLVVYSIGFVAKLLAERIEEIDFGQVEALKSAGASFIATVAYAILPQIMPRLVGLGIYQLDSNLRASAVVGIVGAGGIGATLANAFGRYDYDFALAITMVIVGVILISEAFSGVIRKRIS